The following are from one region of the Papaver somniferum cultivar HN1 unplaced genomic scaffold, ASM357369v1 unplaced-scaffold_132, whole genome shotgun sequence genome:
- the LOC113333098 gene encoding uncharacterized protein LOC113333098 gives MGDKKLITICQSGGEFVTNKDGSLSYNGGDAHAIDIDNETRFDDFMLEVAGMWNYSPETMTMKYILPGHGKTLITISNDKDLQRMINFHQSSTTADIFVITRDVIHHDVSNMPASRSSRTTISEAVVAIDDTPVDGIIINSVEPDPVYDVPLESISPDQPPAIAVTAASAAKHHRAVEWENTITGVDQRFTNVNEFREALRKYSIAHGFAYKFIKNDSHRVTVKCKSEGCPWRLHASRLSTTQLFCIKKVSGVHSCDGSILTSGYQATTNWVAEIVKEKLRESSSYKPKDIVTDIKRDFGIELNYSQAWRAKEIAREQLQGSYKEAYNQLPYFCEKIKETNPGSHATYSTKEDSSFHRLFVSFHASLQGFEQGCRPLLFLDSTSLNSKYQGTLLSATAADGDDGVFPVAFAIVDAETDDNWRWFLVELSSAVSTSQITFVADMQKGLSESIPEVFGDAKHSYCLRYLTESFKRDLKMQFSNEVKRLLVADLHSAAYATRYEEFQRSHESIKGISPEAYNWVHHNKPEHWANVFFEGARYNHMTANFGEMFYQWVSEAHELPITQLVDVIRRKMMELIYTRRVDSNQWETTLTPSAEQTIRKETAKAQSFRVDYDVIFPPNNNKFEVRGDSYTEKVDIGQKWDCSCKGWNLSGLPCSHAIACILYIGKHPYAYCSRYFTTETYRLTYSLSVNPVPNEDMPTKIDSSEGAVLITPPPARRTPGRPKTQRAQDLDKRKLQCSNCKGFGHNKSTCKSI, from the coding sequence ATGGGGGATAAGAAACTTATAACTATATGTCAATCTGGGGGTGAGTTTGTGACTAATAAAGATGGTTCATTGTCATATAATGGCGGAGATGCTCATGCAATTGACATTGATAACGAAACTAGGTTTGATGATTTCATGTTGGAGGTTGCTGGAATGTGGAATTATAGTCCTGAGACTATGACTATGAAGTATATTCTTCCAGGTCACGGAAAAACACTTATTACAATTTCAAATGACAAAGATTTGCAACGTATGATCAACTTCCATCAGAGTTCAACCACGGCGGATATTTTTGTTATAACCAGAGATGTTATTCATCATGATGTGTCCAACATGCCTGCCAGTAGGTCTAGTAGGACAACCATATCAGAAGCTGTGGTTGCTATTGATGATACACCAGTTGATGGCATTATTATAAACTCAGTTGAACCAGATCCAGTATATGATGTTCCTCTTGAAAGTATATCTCCAGATCAGCCACCAGCTATTGCAGTGACTGCTGCAAGTGCTGCCAAGCATCATAGAGCTGTAGAATGGGAAAACACCATCACTGGTGTTGACCAAAGGTTTACAAATGTTAATGAATTCCGTGAAGCATTGCGTAAATATTCTATTGCACATGGGTTTGCTTACAAATTCATTAAGAATGATAGTCACCGTGTAACTGTCAAATGTAAATCAGAAGGTTGTCCATGGAGGTTACATGCATCGAGGTTGTCTACTACCCAGTTATTCTGTATTAAAAAGGTAAGTGGAGTGCATTCATGTGATGGGTCTATATTAACAAGTGGATATCAAGCTACAACGAACTGGGTGGCAGAAATCGTTAAGGAGAAGCTGCGAGAATCGTCAAGCTACAAGCCGAAGGATATCGTTACTGATATAAAACGAGATTTTGGTATTGAGCTGAACTATTCGCAGGCTTGGCGTGCAAAAGAGATTGCCAGAGAGCAGCTTCAAGGGTCTTACAAAGAAGCATACAATCAGTTGCCATATTTCTGTGAGAAGATAAAGGAGACAAATCCAGGTAGTCATGCTACATATTCCACAAAGGAAGACTCGAGTTTTCATCGTCTATTTGTTTCTTTCCATGCATCTTTGCAGGGTTTTGAACAAGGTTGCCGCCCTCTCCTTTTCCTCGACAGCACGTCTTTAAACTCAAAATACCAGGGAACTTTGTTGTCTGCAACTGCAGCTGATGGGGATGATGGTGTATTCCCAGTTGCATTTGCCATAGTAGACGCTGAGACCGATGATAACTGGCGTTGGTTTCTAGTAGAGCTGAGCTCTGCAGTTTCCACTTCTCAAATTACGTTTGTAGCAGATATGCAAAAGGGTTTAAGTGAGTCAATACCTGAGGTATTTGGTGATGCTAAACACAGTTACTGCCTGCGGTATCTTACAGAGAGTTTCAAGAGAGATCTGAAGATGCAGTTTTCTAATGAAGTGAAACGTCTTTTGGTTGCTGATCTTCACTCTGCTGCTTATGCTACTAGATATGAAGAATTTCAAAGGAGCCATGAAAGTATCAAAGGAATTTCTCCTGAAGCATATAACTGGGTTCACCACAATAAGCCTGAGCATTGGGCTAACGTGTTCTTTGAGGGTGCAAGGTATAACCATATGACAGCCAATTTTGGGGAAATGTTCTACCAATGGGTATCAGAGGCTCATGAGTTACCAATAACACAGTTGGTTGATGTTATCCGGCGGAAGATGATGGAGTTGATATATACACGTCGGGTGGATTCCAATCAATGGGAGACTACACTAACTCCATCTGCAGAGCAAACAATACGGAAAGAAACTGCGAAAGCACAATCTTTTCGTGTGGATTATGATGTGATATTTCCACCTAATAATAACAAGTTTGAGGTTCGTGGGGACTCTTACACTGAAAAAGTGGACATTGGGCAAAAATGGGATTGCAGTTGCAAAGGATGGAATTTAAGTGGATTGCCATGTTCCCATGCAATAGCTTGCATTTTGTACATTGGCAAACACCCGTATGCTTACTGCTCCAGATACTTCACTACTGAGACTTACCGATTAACCTATTCTCTGTCAGTAAACCCTGTTCCAAATGAAGACATGCCTACCAAAATAGATTCGTCTGAAGGGGCAGTCCTGATAACCCCTCCTCCTGCTCGGCGTACACCTGGTCGACCAAAAACACAGCGGGCACAAGATCTGGACAAGCGGAAACTTCAGTGTAGTAACTGCAAGGGTTTTGGACACAATAAATCGACATGCAAATCCATCTAG
- the LOC113333198 gene encoding CBL-interacting serine/threonine-protein kinase 1-like, whose product MVKEVEKLGMRLGKYELGKTLGEGNFAKVKYAQNLESGQIFAVKILEKKKIINLKVNDQIKNEIGTLKLLKHPNVVRLHEVLASKTKIYMVLEYVGGGELFDRIATKGRVSEDVGRKLFQQLIDGVSYCHSKGVYHRDLKLENVLVDAKGNVKITDFGLSALPKHFRKDGLLHTTCGSPNYVAPEILANRGYDGATSDVWSCGVILYVTLCGYLPFDDRNLAVLYQKIFKGETQMPKWLSDGAKSLLRRILDPNPVTRITIAEIKEHEWFIQDHIPAIPLDEEENINVDAEAFSIKEAQMDKDKQPGSPTQMNAFQLIGMSSCLDLSGFFEKEDASERKIRFTSNYGSKDLLEKIEDIVTKMGFQVQKRNGKLKVSQEHKGQKNHTSLSVAAEMFEISPFLHVVELSKSHGDSSLYRQMCTKLSDDLGIAESKTQLMSQDVLKS is encoded by the exons ATGGTGAAAGAAGTGGAGAAATTGGGAATGCGACTAGGAAAATACGAGCTTGGTAAAACACTTGGTGAAGGAAATTTCGCGAAAGTTAAATACGCTCAGAATCTTGAATCTGGCCAGATTTTTGCTGTCaagattttagagaagaagaaaatcattaaCCTCAAAGTTAACGATCAG ATTAAGAATGAGATTGGAACACTGAAACTGTTGAAGCATCCAAATGTTGTCAGATTACATGAA GTCTTAGCAAGTAAGACAAAGATATACATGGTTCTTGAATATGTAGGAGGAGGTGAATTGTTTGACAGAATT GCAACAAAAGGGAGGGTTTCGGAAGATGTTGGTCGAAAGCTCTTCCAACAGTTGATTGATGGTGTGAGTTACTGTCATAGTAAAGGTGTTTACCATAGAGATCTCAAG TTGGAGAATGTTCTTGTTGATGCAAAAGGAAACGTAAAGATAACAGATTTTGGTCTAAGTGCTTTGCCTAAACATTTTCGG AAAGACGGACTATTGCATACAACTTGTGGAAGTCCCAATTATGTGGCTCCAGAG attcttgcTAATAGAGGATATGATGGTGCAACATCCGATGTGTGGTCATGTGGTGTCATTTTATATGTTACTCTTTGTGGGTATCTACCTTTTGACGATCGAAATCTGGCAGTTCTATATCAGAAG ATATTCAAAGGGGAAACTCAAATGCCCAAATGGCTTTCAGATGGAGCAAAAAGCTTATTAAGAAGAATTCTAGATCCTAATCCAGTTACCCGAATAACAATTGCTGAGATCAAAGAACATGAATGGTTTATACAAGATCACATTCCTGCTATTCCCttggatgaagaagaaaatattaaTGTCGATGCTGAGGCCTTCTCAATAAAAGAAGCG CAAATGGACAAGGATAAACAGCCAGGTTCACCAACCCAAATGAATGCCTTTCAGTTAATTGGAATGTCTTCATGCTTGGATCTCTCAGGCTTTTTTGAGAAAGAG GATGCTTCAGAGAGGAAGATTAGGTTCACTTCCAATTATGGCTCCAAAGATCTACTAGAAAAAATCGAGGATATTGTAACGAAAATGGGATTTCAAGTACAAAAAAGAAATGGAAAG TTAAAAGTGTCGCAAGAACATAAAGGCCAGAAGAACCATACTAGCCTTTCCGTGGCAGCAGAG ATGTTTGAGATCAGTCCATTTCTTCATGTCGTAGAATTAAGTAAATCGCATGGAGATTCGTCATTATACAGACAG ATGTGCACAAAACTATCGGATGATCTCGGAATTGCTGAAAGCAAAACCCAGCTTATGTCCCAAGACGTATTGAAAAGCTAG